Below is a window of Anabas testudineus chromosome 10, fAnaTes1.2, whole genome shotgun sequence DNA.
AATCTGTGACTGTAAAAGTTTAGAGGGCTGTGCAGCTGACTAGACTAATGGGGCATTCATGAACTCTTAATAGATGCTTTTCTGCTGTCGAGAAGTGAACGAGCAGAGACAGAAGCTGGAGCGAAGTCATTTCAGCAGGAAGCTACACGTAGGTGCACCTGTGCTAATTTCAACTAAACCTTTACATTATTCTCACGTCCTTGGAGTTACTGTGCAGTTCCTCTCAGCTACGCAGCTTTTTAGCATTTCTCAGCTTACTGTTTTATCTTTGCAGCCcagagttttactgtttgaTTCACTTTTATTAgtgtttccagctgcagcaggcagCTCTAATATAATAACAAAGCTCTAAAATCCTTCCATTACCCactcagcagcaaacagcagacagacaaagttAGAGATTAGCTGACAGTGTGTGGCTAGGGTAGGTACCAAAATGATCACTCTGCTCATAAATGACCTGGGGGAAGTGCACCGGACGTTCGTCATTGTGCtaacaacaataaacacaacatcCTCCCTATACATACTTTATTGCTCTATATTGTACAGAAGTGGACTTCCTCCCTTACTCACGAGTTACTGCAGCAGCTAGAGGCTGcctaacaataaaacacaactacTGTCATTTGTAATGTATCCCCtgtaatttatatattatttcatGTTACATTAATGCCAATGCAACAGTGACtaagcagcattttactgttgcagcTGATCCAGTTTGAACTAGTTTTATCTACTACAATTAAATAATTCAGTACAGTGGTTCCTAAAGTATGAGCTGGGCCCCTCCAAAGGGTCACAAGCTGAATGTCAGGGGGTCGTGAGATGATTAATGGGGCGAGAGAGCAGACAGTGAACATTGTTCTGCACAAACCTACTTTCCCTTTCTACACTACGAACTGAGTCTTTGCTTATTTGTTAACCTACGTTTAAACCTCAAACCGGTATTTGCAGCATATGAAACTAAGTTTAGAGGGGAACCAAAGTATGATAACATCTGCTTTGTCTATCATGAAACACAGGCTAAAATAAAGAAGAGGtgaaatacttttaaaatcaaCTTGAGATGATGGTGCAGAAGTACTAGATTAGAGCTACAGCTACATTTTTCCCTGgtatattgttttttctttctgaaaacaTAGTCTGTAGTGTTGACGGGGAAACCGGATTATCTGGAAATTCAAGTCCTTCTGAGACGCAGAGAAAGgtgaaatgtgctgctgctgtaatcTTGATTTAAAGTAAACTGTATTTCTGCGGCTTGCTCCAGTTGTAGCTGCTTTAAAGGACTTCGTGGAGACCTGACACCTGAAAGCAGAACAGGTCGTTCCGTGTTATGGCTGCACGTGCCAAATGACGAAAGCAGCTGTCCGATAATCTTACAGCAGAGATCAATCTCCACCTCACCTCCACAgattcttttctatttattgtcttctctcttcctACGCCTGCAGCCAGACCTGTTCTGCTTATAGCCTCTGTTAGTCTTACTCAACAGCAtaaccataaaaaaaagaacatgcaaactgcaGGCAGATCACAATAAGGAGATCGTAAGAAAGAAATTGCTTTAGTCTGCATTTACAGGGCAATGAGGTTAACATGCTGTCTGCAGAGTACCAGTAAGCCCCTGAGTAAATCTAGGCCACATTCAAATATGAAAAAGCTACTGTAGGTTTTTCGGAGCTTAATGTCTTTGAGACGGTGCTGCTGATGTTTCCAAAGTACCGAGATTTGAATAAATAATCCCTTGCCTCTCTAAAAAAACTGAGTAACAACATCGCACCCTTGGGCATAAACAACTTCTCTTTTGATTTTTCATGGTTTGGATTGTGCCTGAATCTGAGTTTACCTATCTGCCCACTCTTGAATCAGTTGTACTAATCCTAATTTATGACAGTagaatttactttaaatgtgtaaagaaaataaataaataaaactatggTTGCAGCATGAGAAACATCATGAGCAGAGATCAGCCTTCCCAACAGCTGGACTGTTTTTATGTGAGTGATGACAGACGACTGTATGTAACAGACAGCAtgtatgaaatgttaaaaaaaagaatttcgCCCATGAATGTAAATGCATTTAGCAAACAGAACCAGTAAATCCACAGACATGGGTTAAGTCTATACATACATATAAGTTGAAACAAGTTGAGGCCTGTTAACAAAGTGTAAAtcaaggtttgtttgtttgttaggaTCCAAGTTAAACTGCACAGCAGACAGATACAAAATGGATGAATAAAAATAGATAAAccaagataataaaaaaacatcagacatgctataaataaaatacatctttaTTACGGTATTAATtctttacttaaaaaaaaaaaaaaaaaaaaaatttacagTACACCATGATGACCGGCAAATATATGATGTGCAGTATTTATATAACTGACTCTTACATAAAGAAATATCTAAGTAACAAAAAGGACAACGACATATTCAGTCTCTCGTGTGCTTGAAAGTGACTGAGAAAATCATAGCAGCAGGTAAAGGTCCTTCAGAGCTCTAAATGCAGTTAGACGTTAATAATGTCACATTATATGAAGCGAAACGTGAAGGTATGACAATATTAAACTGTCTGGTACTTAACACATTAACTGGCACAGACTAAACTCTGAATATCATTAGTGATGTCATAATAAGTCGTCTGCTTTGATCAGATGAGCTGAACAGCAGCGAGCTCCTCTAACAGTgcagaacatacagtaaaatgcaagtttgagaaagaaaaacaagacatgCACTGACTGAGCATGTCTTCAACTGCAGTCTGCCCTGATATTTGGCTCGATCGTACTCCTGTAACAAACGTACTAGTACAAAAAtagatttagtttgaatttgcatgagcttttttttttctcttcatctaCATTGTCAGTGAGGAAAACAAGACATCTTGTGGAGATCATCCCCAAGCAGCTCTACACCAAACTACTGCGACTCAGAGTTCATTTCCAGTTGAATGTTCGACCCACCAGCTCAAAGAACTTCTTGTTGGGTTCGTGAAAGAACTGGTAAAGTTTTTGCAAGATGGCAGGTGCCACATGCGGGTGCGCCCGGCCTTTTGAGTCGTGTAAACACCTTTCGCGCCCGTGGTCTCTCAAACAGTAGAATCCTTTAGTTTTATTGAAGTAGAAATTTGAAGCATTAATCTGCGGCTCCAGCTTAAGGAACCGTTCCACCTTTTTCATCTCAGGGAAGGGGTCTCTGATCAACTCGTCCCCGTCCACAACGTGGATGCTCTTCAGAGGGAAGTACTGCAGCCAGTTCTGCATGTGAACATAGTACAGGCTACGATTGAGAGCCTTGTATCCCAAGTTAATCTCGCCGTCCTTCACCAGCACCGATTCGATTGGCTGGTAGCGCTTGTGCTTCTGGAGACGGTTGTAAAAAACCTGGGTGTAGTCCGAGAGCACCCGCTCTGTGGGGTCTCTGAGGATGAGCAGCAGCTTAATGTTTGGGTTCATCTGATGGATGCGTTTGGGGACTTTGCTGGAGGTGAAGTATGCCGGCGTCTTCTCCACCGTTAGCTGGTTGGGGAAGGCGTAGGGCATCTGACTGAGATACCAAGGCGAGCCCTTCTGAAAGTTACTCTCCCAGTCGAAGAAGTGCACCTCGTTCTGAGCTGCTGCCACCGCACTGTGCAGGCTGAGCATCTCAATCAGCGCCCTCGTCCCCCCTTTCCTCACACCGATAATTATAATCTGAGGGAGCTGCTGGAGGGTCCCGTTGGGGTGGCTGTTGGTCCCGTTATCAGTAGGCGATGAGGTGGGAGGTGAGGGTGGCCCCCTGTCAGTCATCGGCCTGGAGGGAACAGGGGGAGACTGCATTGCAAAAAGCAGCAGTCCGAGGAGCAAGGCAGCCATGAGGGAGGTCCTGACCCTGGAGGATTTCAGCCTGGCAAAAGCACCAAAACTGTATCCCACATTGAAAAAGCAGCAGCCTGAGGACAATGGTCCAATtagaaagcaaaaataaaaaactgccTCTTGTCTGACAGCTGCAATAACAACAAGGAAAGAACACAGCAGCGATTAGTGAGATATTTACCACAGCAGCTCTGGAAAACACCTACAGGTTCACAGGACAGGTTCAGTGGACCTGTTCCGCTGTTGGATCATTACAGTTTTATGACTCAGTCCACAAGTTTGATGATGCTAAATTTTTATGACAATTTTTATGAAAATTTTTTATGGCTACTGCGCtgattaaactttaaactaaacCATGAAACATCTGTCGTGTAAtccagaaacaaacattttacacagaaCAGTGTGAATTCATCTCTGTTCAGTCACTTATTGAACTATTTTAGTTTATCTAACCTAatccatgaaaaaaaaaaaatgacagaattaAATGTAATCTGTAAAATGTTCCTTAACATCGAGGAGGAAATGTCAAACACTGAAGCTCGTCTGCGTTTACTGGATAAAGGTGTGGTAAACTTacaacacaaaactgaaaatacatttttgcgTCGTAACgcgttttacattttataaaaatctaTTTCTATCAGACTCATTTTGTCTCCTTCGTGCTCGCTGACCAATAAATCCATTTAAATACCTTTCTGGCTATAATGGTGCACTCGGCAGGGATTTCATTTCCTGCAGCTTCACCGCACCGACGCGTCCAGAACAGCAGGTTTTTGGATCCAGCTTTGCGCCGTCTCCGCGGTCCGAGCGCACGAAAACTCGCCTCCGACCGAGCAACAACTTCACCGGAACTCTTCCTCCGTGCTTTGCCTCCAGACCCTCACGGTCCTCCCAGTTTTCAGTGTCAGCTATTGTGTCCAAGCGCACGCCTACATTACGCCTGCGGGACCACGCCTCCCGCGTCACGTTGCGTAAGGTGCAGGTATGTGTCGTTGTGAGACATGAGAGGAGACACGGAATCAGGTGTGGAGCCTTGTGTCCACATGTGTAGAAATgtgaaggaggaaggaagaagacagaggaggacaaACACAGTGGTGTGATACTGTGCCAACCAGCAGACAATTACTCTGATGTAGCTCTGAGGGGTTTTCTGTCTGATTATAGACTGAAAAAGCCCAAATATTCAAATCAAGCAGTCTGAGTTGCTCCAGAGAGAAATTTGTTGCCCATAGAGACTCTGCGCCTTCTCAGGATTTGGATTGGAAAAGTCTATTCAGGCTGCCTCCAGGAGTTCTCTCTTCACTTTGTGCTTTGAGGACAAAATcaatgaaagagacagacgagTTATTCAATCCTGGCATTGTCCTCCTCCTTTGTCCACAGAGCAAGTGCATCTGCGGGTAGTCGTCAAATCTCACCACCTGTCGAgctgccttttaaaaaaaaaaaaaaataattggaAAGGTTCAAATCCATCCTCTCCAAGTTCAGGAGCAGTGCATCTAAAATATTGCCCCAATCTCACTGACACTACTTTCAGTATTTCACAATTTAGTTCTGAGTCACCTGCGAATGTAGTCAGTGTGAGAAAGTTTGATTGAGAGCTGATGAGTGGGTGACACGTCACGAAAGTCAAATACCTTATCAGTTTGTGTCACTTCCGCCCTGCAGGGATGAGAAAACAGTGACAAATCAGCCTGTGACACACAGCAATATCATTCTCACTGAACTATAATCAGgaagaaatgtgacaaagaaCGAATGATCCACTGCCTCACTAGAAAAAAAGTCACACGCTGTAATATTTCATGGatcttttgctttgattacaaCACACATTCGCCTCGGCATCATTTCAATACTCTTATGCAAGTGGCTCCCTGAATGgctttttcacaatttgagcgTTGTCGTCTTGGAAAATGTCCGTAGcaccagagaagaaaaagaaatccattAATAGAAAAGCCTGGTCACTCGTACGTTCGgatagtcagctgacctcattgtgTTACCACctgaaacatattaatcactgcagtaattatccagtaaAAGGCTCTTACTTATTTCTTagtgaaatccaggtggtgacttttttttgccaGCCAGTGCATATAAGTACGTACAGTAAGTGAGTACAGCTTGTTTTAAAGTACCATATAGCCTTAGTTTCTCATGCTGATTTTATGGTTAAACTGTAGAAGGCTTAAGGGCTTTGCAATTGAATATGGATGTATCTTATTTTACTCATGTTTGCAAAATTTTCTGCTGTGCACGTAATTTAAGTGAAGGCCGTCACACACATTATACCAACAGCCTGCTGGAGGCTCTGAGCGGGACGTATGGGGTCACCGCCAAAGGTCAACCTTCTTAAATACATCTCTCCTGTGGAGAGAATGCAAATGCATGTGATTTGCTTATTCAAAGTATAAGTGCTGATATGACATGACCAAGAGTTTCACCATAATTTTAAACGCAGCTCAACAGTCCTCATATTCTGCCCTCGTGAATTCAGGGGAATCGGTTTGAAAAGTTGTAAATAATCCGGGTTTAAGGATCATCAGacacatccaaacacattaAGATGACAAAAGTACATATTTACAGACCATAAATATCCTCAGTGACCTCCCTCACCCCCAGTTCATAACAGTTAAACGGGATGAAATGTCAACAGTGGAAAGTACTTCATTACAAGTAGAAGTAAATAAGAAGAAGCAAAAGTACAGAAGCATTAGCAGCAGAATGCAAAGAAGAAACTGGCACCATGTCATTgtgttactttccaccactgaaTAACAACCTTCCTGAGCTTTGGTGCTGTCACATCTAATGCATATTTAATCTGTAAAGTGTTAAATCGTATTCATATTAAACATTCCTCTTTAACgcgtttttaaaaaaagctacaGACCAACTAAATGTTGCACTTTTCCCAAACAACTCACTTTCACTTCTGATGTAAGTCAGACAAATCTTGCAGTGTCGCTACATGATCAGcatgtctgaaaacattttctttagcGCCTGTGCCAACTGTGTACAGCATTAAAAAACAGGTTTTATCTGGCTCTGCCAGGCTTAACAGATTCCAAATGGGTTCACAGACTGTTATGGGTAAATATACGATATGcaagctctgtgtgtgtcatggcTCTGATACCACTCTGTtttgtaaaaatacagtaagagctgaaaatgtgcatttcaTGTCTCACACAAGAGAATATTTAATGCAACACTAATAGTTATATGTTTTGCAGAGGATGCTCTAAATGTCTCCAATCTGTGTTTACCTCATGTTAACATCCACTCATTTTCTCTACTTAACACATAACTGTTGTcatgtaaatatatttgcaGAATAAGACTATGACTAATACAAACTTTGTGCATCAAATATTTCTGATGATCATTTACATGGAAACAAAAGTAGAGCTTCAATATTCCTGCAGGCTCTGTAAATGGTGTAACATGAAACTGTTTTGcacatcattttattgtttttgatcAAAATTACACAATATTAGATTCCAGATTAGATTTTACCCTCAGCCTTTTAGTGCCGGTGCTATAATTTCCAGGTTTGGCTTATTCAAGAATAGTGTGGATGTGTCCGTGGtgtagaaaaagagaaaagaataaacaCTGCTATCTGTCAAAATtagtttaaagtaaaagtaaagatataaataaatttgtatttttaaaagcataTGAGTAACAACTTTGATACAGCTGttgtgaaattacaataaaatgagaaaaaagccacatactgtataaagtaGTAAAACTATatactgaacatactgtaccaAATATTATATGATAAGACATGAAAGTACCTATAAAAGCTAGGAAGTCTAAACGTCTATTGATGTGCCTGTCTCCCCAGTTAAATTGaataaacataaagacacaGCAGATGTTCTTTATATCCACAGTTAACTGGACCGTCTGGACTAATTCCATTCTCGAGGATCTgttaattcatttaaatcttGTGGTGATAGTGTAGTGTTTCAACATGTATTCTAGCACAGCAAAACGTTTAACATTCcttacattctttttttttccagtagtACAGATGTTGCAAGTCTTCTCATGGAAGGACAACATCTTTGTTAACCCTGTTGCCCCCGAAGTCCCACAAATATTATTTATCTCAGGGATGAAATGCTTCCATTTAGCTTCATCATAGTTACACAGACAGAGCCTGGTTTCCAACCTTAATGAAAAACAGTGCAAGCATCCGGCTGGTTGGGAAGAGCTGACAGGAATAGCAATTATCGTAATTCTGATGACATTATCACTTTCCAGAAAGCTGCCAAACCATTTTTAGCAATCTGACtaacacattttctgtaatatttCCTTTTCCTTATTTATCAAATAACATCTCAGCTgtcagaaataacaaaacaagacattacCACTAAGTGAGGACTAATTTCCTACATCAAACTGTTGCTTTTTGGTATCGCAGTGTATAAACCCCGATTTTGTAAGATGAAACCAACGGTGTCATCGTCATGTCTGAGCATGCTCTGTGACATCAAGACATGGGAAAGTGATTGTGGCACTGTGAGAGACAAAAAAGTCATAATGACTCATCTGGGCTTCCGTACGGTGCCATGCAGGTGACGACAGGGTGTCAGATAACGCTGCTGAACTTTATTTTAACGCCTTAACGCCTTACACAGCTTTAGGAGTGACTTCACTGACACAATCTACATAATTACTGTCTTACAAACCATAGGTTTATTTTGTTATCCACGacgtgcatttaaaaaaaacataatcatattTTTCTGCCTTCACTTCACCTGTCACTGTGCTcgtttttaaatgaagaaggGGACGACATAAAAGCTTTCATGCTAAGATCTGAGCGTGAGCATGCTCAGTcaggtttaatttatttatttaataacatGGTGTCCGCATTATTACTTTATCTCCTCAGACAGATCAttatcaacaaaacaaactggtaATCAAATGAGTTGCAGCatgtaagtgtgtttgttgacatttgtgcACAAAGGCAGAAGGGAAGTGGTTGTGCTATAGTTATAAACATCATTATTAGTCAGGAGCTGTAGTGCTGCAGATGCAGTATTTTCAGCAgctttacagtttacagttgtGCACAACGTCTAGCAATTACTATTTATAACCCACAGTTAGGGCTAAAGGTAAGAGGAATTTCTCTGTATCGGTAATTACAGCAGAACTGGCGTCTTTGCCAGGTGCAAATCCTTGGAAATGGCCTTCATTATGGGGAAGCTCGCAGTCTGTGGCTAAGAAGTGAGGATAATGACAGTGTGGGATTAAACCTGCTTCCAACTCTCTTTACTCCTCTTCCTCCGAGCCCACCCTCCGCCGCCGCCACCAGCCAACCCCTTCTCTCCGCATCCCTCGTTTCTCAAAAGAGGCCCCTCTTTCAGACAATGCGAAAGCTTGCCGAAGGCGGTTTTGATCATCCTGTGATGTGGAGCAGTGTGACAGGCCTCAGACACAGATATTTAGTTTCCCACTCAAAGAACCCCAACTCAGAAGATTAGTGGAAAAACTTCTGACACAGCTCCAGTTGAAATATTTTACTACATTGCAACCAGCGGTTACCTCTATCTGCACCTCAAAAGGAGAACTAGATGCTTggatgtgtttgtatgtgagtttgtgtgtctgtttcttttttttcttcacttttttatatcttatttttTGCTAGTACTTATTCTTCCCCCCCTCCTCTCAAAGACAGGCCAAGGTTTACTATGACTTCTGAATCAGACagctttttctatttaaaagaAAGTTTTCAAGCATTTGAAAAGAGGGATTAGCGACTATTtggtgtgaaaaatgttttggaaaATCCACTTGggagcattttaaaatgctctTGAATCACTAAAAAGGAAATTCAAAAAGCAGGTCCTGCATCTGGGCATTAGGTGATCCTGGAAAGCTTGTTCTATTTCATATccagctatatttatttagcttcttatgtgttcattaaaataaaaactctatGACCATGAAAAGCATGCCGTCATAATTGAATCTGTCAGAATGATGGTTAATTTTGAACCGGCTGCAACAAGAATCTTGTTTTAAGACGAGAACCTAAGAAGATTTAATAGTATCAGTAACAGTATCTTATTTTTAGCAAGATAATATCTGAAGGGTTTTTTTGAGTGGTAAAAGTGACATGGGCTCTACtgaaatgttagaaaaaaaacagcacactCTAGAAATATATTTACTGATGTCTCAATTACAGTGCAGATATCTGAGAGCATGAGCTGACCTGTTAGGCCGAAGTCAGAATAGATGTTAAAATTACCTCATTCAGGTAAAAGTGGTTGTTTGTGAAACCGGTCTCTGTGGGACAATATGTAACATGTCAGCCCCATATGATTATGGCATGTTTATGCCATGTAGTAATCAACACAAGCTCCTTTTAAATGGCATCATGAAGAATATCATCATTACTAAAATGTATTTCGTTCATTTTACTGTTTCGTTTTTTTATATTAAGAGGAATCAGGTTAGCATCTTCTTTAAGGAACATTAGGTTCAGCTGCTACTGAGCACATGCAAATGCAGACTGAGCAGGAGTCTTCACCCAAAGCTAATCTACCTTAATAATCAACATTAATTCAGCTGTCTATAGTcgtttcttctttgtttctcgTGTATTTATCCACTGTTGTGTGCTACAACTTCTACTGTTTGAAACTGTTGTAGTCTGGAATAATTACATGATTT
It encodes the following:
- the hs3st1 gene encoding heparan sulfate glucosamine 3-O-sulfotransferase 1, translating into MAALLLGLLLFAMQSPPVPSRPMTDRGPPSPPTSSPTDNGTNSHPNGTLQQLPQIIIIGVRKGGTRALIEMLSLHSAVAAAQNEVHFFDWESNFQKGSPWYLSQMPYAFPNQLTVEKTPAYFTSSKVPKRIHQMNPNIKLLLILRDPTERVLSDYTQVFYNRLQKHKRYQPIESVLVKDGEINLGYKALNRSLYYVHMQNWLQYFPLKSIHVVDGDELIRDPFPEMKKVERFLKLEPQINASNFYFNKTKGFYCLRDHGRERCLHDSKGRAHPHVAPAILQKLYQFFHEPNKKFFELVGRTFNWK